A single genomic interval of Oceanithermus profundus DSM 14977 harbors:
- the rimO gene encoding 30S ribosomal protein S12 methylthiotransferase RimO yields the protein MAAKVGFVSLGCPKALVDSEQILSRLKAAGYGFAADYAEADVVVVNTCGFITPSIEESLEAIGEALGANGKVVVTGCLGARPEVIRKKYPQVIDVSGPAETERVLAAVAQVAPPERDPFLDLVPPQVKLTPRHYAYLKIAEGCDHKCSFCIIPQLRGGLVSRDAAEVLAEAARLAAGGTRELLVIAQDSSAYGVDLGHRESDWAGRPVRAHLTDLVRELSGLVPWVRLHYVYPYPHVRELLPLMAEGRLLPYLDVPLQHASPRVLRAMRRPGGAESHLKTIREWRAVVPELAIRSSFIVGFPGETEDDFELLLEFLAEARLERVGVFTYSPVAGAAANELPGAVPEEVKQERRARVMELAQRLSLEKNRAKVGRVLDVILDEPADEPGVFVGRSYADSPGIDGTVRVTSDGTVRVGEIVPVRITAADVYDLEGEVVARVPAGR from the coding sequence ATGGCCGCTAAAGTTGGATTCGTCAGTCTGGGCTGCCCCAAGGCCCTGGTGGACTCGGAACAGATCCTTTCGCGCCTCAAGGCCGCGGGCTACGGCTTCGCCGCGGACTACGCGGAAGCCGACGTGGTGGTCGTCAACACCTGCGGCTTCATCACCCCTTCGATCGAGGAGAGCCTCGAGGCCATCGGCGAAGCGCTCGGGGCGAACGGCAAGGTCGTCGTCACCGGCTGCCTGGGGGCGCGTCCCGAGGTGATCCGCAAAAAGTACCCGCAGGTGATCGACGTCAGCGGCCCCGCCGAAACCGAACGGGTGCTGGCGGCGGTGGCGCAGGTGGCCCCGCCCGAGCGCGACCCCTTTCTGGACCTGGTGCCGCCGCAGGTCAAGCTGACCCCGCGCCACTACGCCTACCTGAAGATCGCCGAGGGCTGCGACCACAAGTGCAGTTTCTGCATCATCCCGCAGCTGCGCGGCGGTCTGGTGAGCCGCGACGCCGCCGAGGTGCTGGCCGAGGCCGCGCGCCTGGCCGCGGGCGGCACCCGCGAGCTGCTGGTCATCGCCCAGGACTCGAGCGCCTACGGCGTCGACCTGGGCCACCGCGAAAGCGACTGGGCGGGGCGGCCGGTCCGCGCCCACCTGACCGATCTGGTGCGCGAGCTGAGCGGGTTGGTGCCCTGGGTGCGGCTGCACTACGTCTATCCCTACCCCCACGTGCGCGAGCTGCTGCCCCTGATGGCCGAGGGGCGGCTGCTCCCCTACCTGGACGTGCCGCTGCAGCACGCGAGCCCCCGGGTGCTGCGGGCAATGCGGCGACCGGGCGGCGCCGAGAGCCACCTGAAGACGATCCGCGAGTGGCGCGCGGTCGTTCCCGAGCTCGCGATCCGCTCGAGCTTCATCGTCGGCTTCCCCGGCGAGACCGAGGACGACTTCGAGCTGTTGCTGGAATTCCTGGCCGAGGCCCGGCTCGAGCGCGTGGGCGTCTTCACCTACTCGCCCGTGGCCGGAGCGGCGGCGAACGAGCTGCCGGGGGCGGTGCCGGAAGAGGTCAAGCAGGAGCGGCGGGCCCGGGTCATGGAGCTCGCCCAACGCCTCTCCCTGGAGAAGAACCGCGCCAAGGTGGGCCGCGTCCTGGACGTGATCCTCGACGAACCCGCGGACGAGCCCGGCGTCTTCGTGGGGCGCAGCTACGCCGACAGCCCCGGCATCGACGGCACGGTGCGGGTCACCAGCGACGGCACCGTGCGGGTCGGCGAGATCGTGCCCGTGCGCATCACGGCCGCGGACGTCTACGACCTCGAGGGCGAGGTCGTGGCCCGCGTCCCGGCCGGGAGGTGA
- a CDS encoding LptF/LptG family permease, whose protein sequence is MNTLSRYLLREVGAYLLGGLAVVVLLLLGGVLFEVLAPLLARGADPLSIGQYLAHRVPEALVRGLPIAYLFALLLALSRMAEDSELKVLLASGIPRERVLGVLVGFGALLALVGFVAGESWVPRELQRANQVLREAILAKPRALLQPGTFFRDAYGRTIYVGQVDGQGFGDVRVLSEGEVLTAKRGRFEPGRLVLDAGMRVTFDGSRPRTITEFERGLLPLEDLAVSPPTKPADLPLAELRRRIAEYKKFGRPYHAEATAYWRKWAEPAASVAFALFAVALAFWMLGGSRSLGMVGVVTLTFFYYATWSVFRIMGEQGVLAPWFAAWGPDLLYAGVAGLLLLGGKR, encoded by the coding sequence GTGAACACCCTGAGCCGCTACCTGCTGCGCGAGGTGGGGGCCTACCTGCTCGGGGGGCTGGCCGTGGTCGTCCTCCTGTTGCTCGGCGGGGTGCTCTTCGAGGTGCTGGCTCCGCTCTTGGCGCGCGGCGCCGACCCCCTTTCGATCGGGCAGTACCTGGCCCACCGGGTGCCCGAGGCGCTGGTGCGGGGCCTGCCCATCGCCTACCTGTTCGCGTTGCTGCTGGCGCTCAGCCGCATGGCCGAGGACTCGGAGCTCAAGGTGCTGCTCGCTTCGGGGATCCCCCGGGAGCGGGTGCTGGGGGTACTCGTCGGTTTTGGAGCGCTGCTGGCGCTCGTGGGCTTCGTGGCCGGGGAGAGCTGGGTGCCGCGCGAGTTGCAGCGGGCCAACCAGGTGCTGCGGGAGGCGATCCTGGCCAAGCCGCGGGCGTTGCTGCAGCCGGGGACCTTCTTCCGCGACGCCTACGGCCGCACGATCTACGTGGGGCAGGTGGACGGGCAGGGGTTCGGCGACGTGCGGGTGCTCTCGGAAGGCGAGGTGCTGACGGCCAAGCGCGGACGCTTCGAGCCGGGGCGGTTGGTGCTCGACGCAGGAATGCGCGTGACCTTCGACGGTTCCCGCCCGCGCACGATCACCGAGTTCGAGCGGGGGCTGCTGCCGCTCGAGGACCTGGCGGTGAGCCCGCCGACCAAACCCGCGGACCTGCCGCTGGCCGAACTGCGCCGCCGCATCGCCGAGTACAAGAAGTTCGGCCGGCCCTACCACGCCGAGGCCACGGCCTACTGGCGCAAGTGGGCCGAGCCGGCGGCGAGCGTGGCCTTCGCGCTCTTCGCGGTGGCCCTGGCGTTTTGGATGCTGGGCGGCAGCCGCAGCCTGGGCATGGTGGGCGTGGTGACGCTGACCTTCTTCTACTACGCGACCTGGAGCGTCTTCCGGATCATGGGCGAACAGGGGGTGCTCGCCCCATGGTTCGCCGCCTGGGGGCCGGACCTGCTCTACGCGGGGGTGGCGGGCCTGCTCCTGCTTGGGGGCAAGCGGTGA
- a CDS encoding DsrE family protein, with translation MAKILVLINSGPTEALKVRSGLTFARVAHDRGAEVRVIFFADGVRVPLTRDPDFGEALSALSERGIVPLVCRRILETTGGPLELPGFEVTYIGADLVGAVDEGFQVISF, from the coding sequence ATGGCCAAGATCCTGGTGCTCATCAACAGCGGACCGACCGAAGCGCTCAAGGTGCGTTCGGGCCTGACCTTCGCCCGGGTCGCCCACGACCGCGGAGCGGAGGTGCGGGTGATCTTCTTCGCCGACGGGGTGCGGGTGCCGCTTACTCGGGACCCCGACTTCGGCGAAGCCCTGAGCGCGCTGTCCGAACGCGGGATCGTGCCCCTCGTCTGCCGGCGGATTCTGGAGACCACCGGGGGGCCGCTCGAGCTCCCGGGTTTCGAGGTGACCTACATCGGCGCCGACCTGGTCGGAGCCGTGGACGAAGGCTTCCAGGTCATCAGCTTCTAG
- a CDS encoding LPS-assembly protein LptD codes for MRAGVWALVVLLAGWALAGRIEVTQADRLELRKVGDSELVVLVGAPVILELEKGEEVRADRVEYDRSARRLILIGQVYYQDAEGRVTEADYLELYLDDESLDALEVHIQSGGIDLWGPEATRVMGQILLTQGEFTPCARCGQDPYDYSFKARKVILYPGDRLVAYDVTVYTRGEVTFYWPVLLLHFSERRPRVEVGSDPTDGWFVSADLPYVTRGGLGFTLLRWFQNRGWGLGVDHWGAGAAYEHYRALYLPPEVGADRGTLEAQLDYRMGDKNLRDLPFYQATAFKWTSADQAAEPPRWSLKAEYRLKEDGWRHELSLERRENTASGRVRLKLSSRALGREEPRAEFRLQTYLDLGEAGPPAARTVPEMVLRWTRGWSGGGFSVKGSLYAGGYFDRTNELNRSARAAGVWASAGRIYVDHLDVFRPSPPWKGFRLSAENRFKGWYYDTGERQVDWRSTLRASQTLGGLRVEARLERRVAEGEAFFARDYIRPERKLDFKASSRWSVLPGLVLTASGGRDLEQAVYAPLKAGLEARPGPLTLKLDHLYDPQAGRHQATTGRLSLRLGDLAASAQSGYRYPDAAYDDLLLRASYALPGGNLSLTHKRDLNQGRPRETRAAFELRPGGARYSLSETYDHDGRRLNGRIGAGWGPFSVRLDHTSFFTDDPGDPNFRDHQLTFTAAWKEHRLTLLERWDGAQGRFGPGSLRFGSRFADLRSTWNVSAAWHLPETGDEEVYLEEASIKGGFDVWSGGDTWPALSVQGGFEYARYAADDRKLSFKDFGFTLGWRGEENTRLYLSALLTQEVRTSEGWPPLQPRFVVTLDRCCWALRFTLDAAAPSARIAFLYGDQSARFLFDESGIRMPWEGGL; via the coding sequence GTGAGGGCGGGGGTCTGGGCGCTGGTCGTGCTGCTGGCGGGGTGGGCGCTGGCGGGGCGGATCGAGGTGACCCAGGCCGACCGGCTCGAGCTGCGCAAGGTGGGCGACAGCGAGCTGGTGGTGCTGGTGGGCGCTCCGGTCATCCTCGAACTGGAGAAGGGCGAGGAGGTGCGCGCCGACCGGGTGGAGTACGACCGTTCGGCACGGCGCCTGATCCTGATCGGCCAGGTCTACTACCAGGACGCAGAGGGGCGGGTCACCGAGGCCGATTACCTGGAGCTCTACCTCGACGACGAGAGCCTCGACGCCCTGGAGGTGCACATCCAAAGCGGCGGCATCGACCTGTGGGGCCCCGAGGCGACCCGCGTGATGGGCCAGATCCTCCTGACCCAGGGGGAGTTCACCCCCTGCGCGCGCTGCGGCCAGGACCCCTACGACTACAGCTTCAAGGCGCGCAAGGTGATCCTCTACCCCGGCGACCGCCTGGTGGCCTACGACGTGACCGTCTACACCCGGGGCGAGGTGACCTTCTACTGGCCGGTGCTGCTGTTGCACTTCTCCGAACGGCGGCCGCGGGTCGAGGTGGGCAGCGACCCCACCGACGGCTGGTTCGTGAGCGCCGACCTGCCCTACGTGACGCGCGGCGGCCTGGGGTTCACGCTGCTGCGCTGGTTCCAGAACCGCGGTTGGGGTCTGGGGGTGGACCACTGGGGGGCGGGCGCGGCGTATGAGCACTACCGCGCCCTCTACCTGCCGCCCGAGGTGGGCGCCGACCGCGGCACCCTCGAAGCCCAGCTCGACTACCGCATGGGCGACAAGAACCTGCGCGACCTGCCCTTCTACCAGGCCACCGCCTTCAAGTGGACGAGCGCCGACCAGGCCGCGGAGCCGCCGCGATGGAGCCTCAAGGCCGAGTACCGGCTCAAGGAGGACGGCTGGCGGCACGAGCTCAGCCTGGAGCGGCGCGAGAACACCGCCTCGGGGCGGGTGCGCCTCAAGCTGAGCAGCCGCGCCCTGGGGCGGGAGGAGCCGCGCGCCGAGTTCCGGCTGCAGACCTACCTCGACCTGGGCGAGGCGGGGCCGCCGGCGGCGCGGACCGTCCCCGAGATGGTGCTGCGCTGGACGCGGGGCTGGAGCGGCGGCGGATTCAGCGTCAAGGGCAGCCTCTACGCGGGCGGGTACTTCGACCGCACCAACGAGCTCAACCGCTCGGCGCGCGCCGCCGGGGTCTGGGCCAGCGCCGGGCGGATCTACGTAGACCACCTCGACGTCTTCCGGCCCTCACCGCCGTGGAAGGGGTTCCGCCTGAGCGCGGAAAACCGCTTCAAGGGCTGGTACTACGACACCGGCGAACGCCAGGTCGACTGGCGCAGCACCCTGCGGGCGTCGCAGACGCTCGGGGGGCTGCGGGTGGAGGCGCGGCTCGAACGGCGGGTGGCGGAGGGCGAGGCCTTCTTCGCCCGCGACTACATCCGCCCCGAACGCAAGCTCGACTTCAAGGCCAGCTCGCGCTGGAGCGTGCTGCCCGGGCTCGTGCTCACCGCTTCGGGAGGGCGCGACCTCGAGCAGGCCGTCTACGCGCCCCTCAAGGCCGGGCTCGAGGCGCGGCCGGGGCCGCTGACCCTGAAGCTCGACCACCTCTACGACCCGCAGGCGGGGCGGCACCAGGCCACCACCGGCCGGCTAAGCCTGCGCCTGGGCGACCTCGCGGCGAGCGCCCAGAGCGGCTACCGTTACCCGGACGCGGCCTACGACGACCTGCTGCTGCGGGCGAGCTACGCGCTCCCCGGCGGCAACCTGAGCCTGACCCACAAACGCGACCTCAACCAGGGCCGGCCGCGGGAGACCCGCGCCGCCTTCGAGCTGCGCCCCGGAGGCGCGCGCTACAGCCTGAGCGAGACCTACGACCACGACGGCCGGCGCCTGAACGGGCGGATCGGCGCCGGGTGGGGGCCCTTCTCGGTGCGGCTCGACCACACCTCGTTCTTCACCGACGACCCCGGCGACCCGAACTTCCGCGACCACCAGCTCACCTTCACCGCGGCCTGGAAGGAGCACCGCCTCACCCTCCTGGAGCGCTGGGACGGGGCGCAGGGGCGCTTCGGCCCCGGCTCCCTGCGGTTCGGCTCCCGCTTCGCCGACCTGAGGAGCACCTGGAACGTGAGCGCCGCCTGGCACCTCCCCGAGACCGGCGACGAGGAGGTCTACCTCGAAGAGGCCTCGATCAAAGGGGGGTTCGACGTCTGGTCCGGCGGCGACACCTGGCCGGCGCTGAGCGTGCAGGGCGGGTTCGAGTACGCCCGGTACGCCGCGGACGACCGCAAGCTCTCGTTCAAGGACTTCGGGTTCACCCTGGGCTGGCGCGGTGAGGAGAACACCCGCCTCTACCTGAGCGCGCTGCTGACCCAGGAGGTGCGCACCTCGGAGGGCTGGCCGCCGCTCCAGCCCCGCTTCGTCGTCACCCTCGACCGCTGCTGCTGGGCGCTGCGCTTCACCCTGGACGCGGCGGCGCCCTCGGCGCGGATCGCCTTCCTCTACGGCGATCAGAGCGCGCGCTTCCTCTTCGACGAAAGCGGCATCCGCATGCCCTGGGAGGGGGGATTATGA
- a CDS encoding TrkH family potassium uptake protein, with protein MGGFVRYALGTALRAVGLVMLAFVLVAWAWSEDVRGFLLGAGVGLALGQLLRMTGTPKAEPRRAEGLFIVAVIWLLVPLLGALPFWVSGHVGLLDAYFEAMSGFTTTGATILPDFTLFNRSLFLWRGLTQWFGGVGIIVLFVAVLPHFAVAGRQLFFAESTGVQKEKLTPRLRHTAEMVLRVYVLLTGLAVLGYWLAGMPLYDAVANALTTMPAGGFSPNPLSFAGYPAAAQWVAVVFMFFAGANFLLIASALFGRASRTPWRDPEFRVYSGAFLAGSLLLAVYHVYLHDYGIEAALRHAFFQVASLLTSTGYASVDYTQWVVPAQAILIFLMFVSGSAGSAAGGVKSVRWLVMTNHVLRELKRTLHPNAVLPLRLGTKAVGEDVLRSVSSFVILYLFVFVLGTMVIVFTEGDLVVAFTSSAAFIGNVGPGLGAVGPMGSFAELHPLAKLVGIFQMWAGRIELIPVLLLFHPDTWRALRRSR; from the coding sequence ATGGGAGGCTTCGTCCGTTACGCCCTGGGCACCGCGCTGCGCGCGGTGGGTTTGGTGATGCTCGCCTTCGTCCTCGTCGCCTGGGCCTGGAGCGAGGACGTGCGCGGCTTCCTGCTGGGGGCCGGCGTGGGGCTGGCCCTGGGGCAGCTGCTGCGCATGACCGGCACCCCCAAGGCCGAGCCCAGGCGCGCCGAGGGTCTGTTCATCGTCGCGGTGATCTGGCTGCTCGTCCCCCTGCTGGGGGCGCTGCCCTTCTGGGTCAGCGGCCACGTGGGGCTGCTCGACGCCTACTTCGAGGCCATGAGCGGCTTCACCACCACCGGGGCCACGATCCTGCCCGACTTCACCTTGTTCAACCGCAGCCTCTTCCTATGGCGGGGGCTGACCCAGTGGTTCGGCGGGGTCGGCATCATCGTCTTGTTCGTCGCGGTGCTGCCGCACTTCGCGGTGGCCGGCCGCCAGCTCTTCTTCGCCGAGTCCACCGGGGTGCAGAAGGAAAAGCTGACCCCCAGGCTGCGCCACACCGCGGAGATGGTGTTGCGCGTCTACGTCCTGCTCACGGGGCTGGCGGTGCTCGGCTACTGGCTCGCCGGCATGCCCCTCTACGACGCGGTGGCCAACGCCCTCACCACCATGCCCGCGGGCGGCTTCTCCCCCAACCCGCTCAGCTTCGCCGGCTACCCGGCGGCGGCCCAGTGGGTGGCCGTCGTCTTCATGTTCTTCGCCGGCGCCAACTTCCTGCTCATCGCCAGCGCCCTCTTCGGGCGCGCCTCGCGCACGCCCTGGCGCGACCCCGAGTTCCGCGTTTACAGCGGCGCCTTCCTCGCGGGCTCGCTGCTGCTCGCGGTCTACCACGTCTACCTGCACGACTACGGGATCGAGGCCGCGCTGCGCCACGCCTTCTTCCAGGTGGCCTCGCTGCTCACCAGCACCGGCTACGCCTCGGTCGACTACACCCAGTGGGTCGTCCCCGCGCAGGCGATTCTGATCTTCCTGATGTTCGTCAGCGGCAGCGCCGGCTCGGCGGCGGGCGGGGTCAAGTCGGTGCGCTGGCTGGTGATGACCAACCACGTGCTGCGCGAGCTCAAGCGCACCCTGCACCCCAACGCGGTGCTGCCGCTGCGGCTGGGCACCAAGGCGGTGGGCGAGGACGTGCTGCGCTCGGTCTCGTCGTTCGTGATCCTCTACCTCTTCGTCTTCGTGCTGGGCACGATGGTGATCGTCTTCACCGAGGGCGACCTGGTGGTCGCCTTCACCTCTTCGGCGGCGTTCATCGGCAACGTCGGGCCCGGTCTGGGGGCGGTGGGGCCCATGGGCTCGTTCGCCGAGCTGCACCCGCTGGCCAAGCTGGTGGGCATCTTCCAGATGTGGGCGGGCCGCATCGAGCTGATCCCGGTGCTGCTGCTCTTCCACCCCGACACCTGGCGGGCGCTGCGGCGGAGCCGGTAA
- a CDS encoding LptF/LptG family permease: MLQRYLLREILTPYLLGTLLFIGLVTTDLLSSLSGVFLSRGTTWTQVGELVLYRMPYTLGVALPLGLVFAVLVALARWIRDSELKAVYAAGIAPVRLLAPVLGLAAFVAAVAWVNAGWVKPEAQARYDDLIYEIYYGHAPSGVLTNAAYAPQGLGVYYARRVYPDDAGGGRLQGVRVVTPDGAVWSADEGVWKDANWVLKNAWKTAPGARPEFWETIPLPFPSRFVEKKTTYESLPMAELRELAKVDPQARFPLQRRHADAVGVIALAWLAAVVGLSLREAAWAFVAVVLLIFGYYVLWTLAAQLARFAVVGPYGAWLADVVYFALALAGTRRLL, translated from the coding sequence GTGCTCCAGCGCTACCTGCTGCGCGAGATCCTGACGCCCTACCTGCTGGGAACCCTGCTCTTCATCGGGCTCGTGACCACCGACCTGCTCTCGTCGCTCTCGGGGGTCTTCCTCAGCCGCGGCACGACCTGGACCCAGGTCGGGGAGCTGGTGCTCTACCGCATGCCCTACACCCTGGGGGTGGCGCTGCCGCTGGGCCTCGTCTTCGCGGTGCTGGTGGCGCTGGCCCGCTGGATCCGCGACTCCGAGCTCAAGGCCGTCTACGCCGCGGGCATCGCACCCGTGCGGCTGCTCGCACCGGTGTTGGGCCTGGCGGCCTTCGTGGCGGCAGTCGCCTGGGTCAACGCCGGCTGGGTCAAACCCGAGGCCCAGGCGCGCTACGACGACCTGATCTACGAGATCTACTACGGGCACGCCCCCAGCGGCGTGCTCACCAACGCCGCTTACGCCCCTCAGGGGCTCGGGGTCTACTACGCGCGCCGCGTCTACCCCGACGACGCCGGGGGCGGCCGCCTTCAGGGGGTGCGCGTGGTCACCCCCGACGGCGCGGTCTGGAGCGCCGACGAGGGGGTCTGGAAGGACGCCAACTGGGTGCTCAAGAACGCCTGGAAGACGGCGCCGGGGGCGCGCCCCGAGTTTTGGGAGACGATCCCGCTGCCCTTCCCCTCCCGCTTCGTCGAGAAGAAGACGACCTACGAGTCGCTGCCCATGGCCGAGCTGCGCGAGCTCGCCAAGGTGGACCCCCAGGCCCGTTTCCCGCTGCAGCGCCGGCACGCCGACGCCGTGGGGGTGATCGCGCTCGCCTGGCTGGCGGCGGTGGTGGGGCTTTCGCTGCGTGAGGCCGCCTGGGCCTTCGTGGCCGTGGTGCTGCTGATCTTCGGCTACTACGTGCTCTGGACGCTGGCGGCGCAGCTGGCGCGGTTCGCGGTGGTGGGGCCCTACGGCGCCTGGCTGGCCGACGTGGTCTACTTCGCGCTGGCCCTCGCGGGCACACGGAGGCTGCTGTGA
- a CDS encoding alpha/beta hydrolase family esterase encodes MKQVLFLRLCAGILLRAAGLVLWLGALAACAQAPPHEGKAQPETGLHIFTLEHDRQERRYALYVPAQAGEAPLPLVFSLHGGGVVLEDQLGTRYKSPFKLWMDLADREGFYVVYPEGLPGAYGKPTWNDCRADCTVSSSADDVGFLLQILEEVAAEHPTDRRRVYASGMSNGGFMALRLAVEAPDTFAAVAAIGAAMPAVSGCGAPRCPLPVLFMNGTADRYMPYGGGTLSNPPKASHGTAMSTPDSVALWADLAGARAEAPVHYPDLDPDDGGTVTRRDHTAGGRVWVRLYTVGGGGHAAPSLRERYSALFERYFGHQNHDIEAVEEIWRFFRAAAPAQGPAGR; translated from the coding sequence TTGAAACAGGTTCTGTTTCTGCGTCTCTGCGCCGGGATTTTGCTCCGGGCGGCGGGGCTGGTGTTGTGGCTGGGCGCGCTTGCGGCCTGTGCCCAGGCTCCGCCGCACGAGGGTAAGGCTCAGCCGGAAACGGGGTTGCACATCTTCACCCTGGAGCACGATAGGCAGGAGCGGCGCTACGCGCTCTACGTGCCCGCGCAGGCGGGCGAGGCTCCACTGCCGCTCGTCTTCTCGCTGCACGGCGGCGGGGTGGTGCTGGAAGACCAGCTGGGCACGCGCTACAAGAGCCCCTTCAAGCTGTGGATGGACCTCGCCGACCGCGAAGGGTTCTATGTCGTCTACCCCGAGGGGCTGCCCGGGGCCTACGGCAAGCCCACCTGGAACGACTGCCGCGCCGACTGCACGGTGAGCTCGAGCGCCGACGACGTCGGCTTCCTGCTGCAGATCCTGGAGGAGGTGGCCGCCGAACACCCCACCGACCGCCGCCGCGTCTACGCCTCGGGGATGTCCAACGGCGGCTTCATGGCCCTGCGCCTGGCGGTAGAGGCGCCGGACACCTTCGCCGCGGTGGCCGCGATCGGCGCGGCCATGCCGGCGGTGAGCGGCTGCGGCGCGCCCCGGTGCCCGCTGCCGGTGCTCTTCATGAACGGCACCGCCGACCGTTACATGCCCTACGGCGGCGGCACCCTCAGCAACCCGCCAAAGGCGAGCCACGGCACCGCGATGAGCACCCCCGACTCGGTGGCGCTCTGGGCCGACCTCGCCGGGGCCCGCGCCGAAGCGCCGGTGCATTACCCCGACCTCGACCCCGACGACGGCGGGACGGTCACCCGGCGCGACCACACCGCCGGCGGCCGCGTCTGGGTGCGGCTCTACACCGTGGGCGGCGGCGGGCACGCCGCCCCCAGCCTGCGCGAGCGCTATTCGGCGCTCTTCGAACGCTACTTCGGCCACCAGAACCACGACATCGAGGCGGTGGAAGAGATCTGGCGCTTCTTCCGGGCGGCGGCGCCGGCTCAGGGCCCCGCGGGCAGATAG
- a CDS encoding DNA alkylation repair protein, translating into MRAADVARELEALGDPGAAAHARRYFKAGPGQYAEGDRFLGIRVPVLRGRVRRFRELPLSEVEHLLGSPFHEARLLALLLLVDRFRRGDPAARAAVAEMYLRNLDRVNHWDLVDASAPHILGPYLEGRDRSLLDRLAASPSLWERRVAVMATFHFIRRGAYAPTLRLVRRLLDDPEDLIHKAAGWMLREVGKRDEETLLAFLEENAARMPRTMLRYATEKLDPERQRRFRRA; encoded by the coding sequence GTGCGCGCCGCGGACGTAGCGCGCGAGCTGGAAGCGTTGGGCGACCCCGGTGCCGCCGCCCACGCCCGGCGCTACTTCAAGGCGGGCCCGGGGCAGTACGCCGAGGGCGACCGCTTCCTGGGGATCCGCGTTCCGGTGCTGCGCGGGCGGGTGCGGCGCTTCCGCGAACTCCCCCTTTCCGAGGTCGAGCACCTGCTCGGCTCGCCCTTCCACGAGGCGCGCCTGCTGGCCCTGTTGTTGCTCGTGGACCGTTTCCGCCGCGGTGACCCGGCGGCGCGCGCGGCGGTTGCGGAGATGTACCTGCGGAACCTGGACCGCGTCAACCACTGGGACCTTGTCGACGCCAGCGCCCCGCACATCCTGGGGCCGTACCTGGAAGGCCGCGACCGCTCGCTGCTCGACCGGCTGGCCGCCTCGCCCTCGCTTTGGGAACGCCGGGTCGCGGTGATGGCCACCTTTCACTTCATCCGCCGGGGCGCGTACGCGCCCACCCTGCGCCTGGTCCGGCGGCTGCTGGACGATCCGGAAGACCTGATCCACAAGGCGGCGGGTTGGATGCTGCGCGAGGTAGGGAAGCGCGACGAGGAGACCCTGCTCGCGTTTCTCGAGGAAAACGCCGCCCGCATGCCGCGGACGATGCTCCGTTACGCCACCGAGAAACTGGACCCGGAGCGGCAACGCCGCTTTCGCCGGGCGTGA
- the trkA gene encoding Trk system potassium transporter TrkA: MYIVIAGGGDIGTLIAQSLHENHDVVVIDRNPAVAERMAVLDVRVLAGNATDPESLREAGVDHADAFIATTNSDEVNLIAAMLAKGLGAAQSLTFLGKAYYVEVLTDPRTMEILGTRIDRVFWPQRALAKEVLEVVLIPKALDTELLAGGRLRLIEYMIDVESSYAHRLVPDLDWPRGVKLLGVLREGQFVTPLDEDFRDLVIEPGDHLVFVTTPEAFPVLHALFAGREQVRRVFIVGGGTVGYMIAKGLRETRVEVVLIEQDPERCEFLSEELGGVLVIQGDGTDLSLLEQEGIEDADAMIAVTDNDEKNLLVSLLAKQLGVEKVVTRVSRSETRTLFERVGVDIPLTPRQAAVREVLAHLNPEGVERIALIEDSVEVIEVRVPPELDGRRVAELELPPHTTVVAAMRGWRVVLAASELQLKAGDELILMAAREEVGHVAELFKTS, from the coding sequence ATGTACATCGTAATCGCCGGCGGCGGCGACATCGGCACCCTGATCGCCCAGTCGCTGCACGAAAACCACGACGTCGTCGTCATCGACCGCAACCCGGCCGTGGCCGAGCGCATGGCGGTGCTCGACGTGCGCGTCCTGGCCGGCAACGCCACCGACCCCGAGTCGCTGCGCGAGGCGGGCGTGGACCACGCCGATGCCTTCATCGCCACCACCAACTCCGACGAGGTGAACCTGATCGCCGCCATGCTGGCCAAGGGGCTGGGGGCGGCGCAGTCGCTCACCTTCCTGGGCAAGGCCTACTACGTCGAGGTGCTCACCGACCCCCGCACCATGGAGATCCTGGGCACCCGCATCGACCGCGTCTTCTGGCCCCAGCGCGCGCTCGCCAAGGAAGTGCTCGAGGTGGTGCTCATCCCCAAGGCGCTCGACACCGAGCTGCTCGCCGGCGGCCGCCTGCGCCTGATCGAGTACATGATCGACGTCGAGTCGAGCTACGCCCACCGGCTGGTGCCCGACCTCGACTGGCCCCGCGGCGTGAAGCTGCTGGGGGTGCTGCGCGAGGGGCAGTTCGTCACGCCGCTGGACGAGGACTTCCGCGACCTGGTCATCGAACCCGGCGACCACCTGGTCTTTGTCACCACCCCCGAGGCCTTCCCGGTGCTGCACGCCCTCTTCGCCGGCCGCGAGCAGGTGCGCCGGGTCTTCATCGTGGGCGGCGGCACCGTGGGCTACATGATCGCCAAGGGGCTGCGCGAGACGCGGGTCGAGGTCGTGCTCATCGAGCAGGACCCCGAACGCTGCGAGTTCCTTTCGGAAGAGCTGGGTGGGGTGCTGGTGATCCAGGGCGACGGCACCGACCTTTCGCTGCTCGAGCAAGAGGGCATCGAGGACGCCGACGCCATGATCGCGGTCACCGACAACGACGAGAAGAACCTGCTCGTCTCGCTGCTGGCCAAGCAGCTGGGGGTGGAGAAGGTGGTCACCCGGGTGAGCCGCAGCGAGACCCGCACCCTCTTCGAGCGCGTGGGCGTGGACATCCCCCTCACCCCGCGGCAGGCCGCGGTGCGCGAGGTGCTCGCCCACCTCAACCCCGAGGGCGTCGAACGCATCGCCCTGATCGAGGACAGCGTCGAGGTGATCGAGGTGCGCGTCCCCCCCGAGCTCGACGGCCGGCGCGTCGCCGAGCTGGAGCTGCCGCCCCACACCACCGTGGTGGCGGCGATGCGCGGTTGGCGCGTGGTTCTGGCGGCCAGCGAACTGCAGCTCAAGGCCGGCGACGAGCTCATCCTGATGGCCGCGCGTGAAGAAGTCGGCCACGTGGCCGAGCTGTTCAAGACGAGCTGA